The genomic region GCCTGTGCCGATCGGCAACTCGCCTGACCCGACCGGGACTTGGGGTGCGGGAGCCGCTCCACCCGGCGTGTCCTCGCCCGGCGCCGGAGCCGTACTGGGCGGTGCCGTCGCCGCCGGTGGCGACGTGGGCGGCACGGCGGCCTGCGCCGACCCCGACGACGACGGGGCGCCGATCCCCGAGGCGTAGCCGAGCACGATCACCACGGCGCCCACGAGCGCGCCCGCGACCACCTCGTCGCGGTGATCCCTCGGCCAATCCGCCCTGTTGAACAGGGGCATGATCACTCCTGGCATGGTCCGGTCATTCAGGTCGGTGAATGCGGACCAGTGGAGTGGGAGCCGAATTCCGCGCGGCTACGCATTGGTTAATCGCCTGTTGCCTGCCTCTCCTTCGGGGGTGCCCCTGCTGTGAGAACGGGCGACAACGGCGTCATTCCATGCATTGCGACTGTGAAGAACTCGCGCACACGGCACGGCAATTCCACCACATTGCTCGAAAGCGATTCGAACCAATTGGAGAGAAGAGGTGCAGGGCATATGCCGGGCAAGCAGCAAGCAGCAAGCAGCAAGCAGCAAGCAGCAAGCGGAAAGCGGAAAGCCGCGAGTCGCCCGTCGCGGTCAGGTGGCCGCAGCGGTTAGGCGGCGGGTCGCCCCATCGCCCGGTACGTCCAGCCCGCCGCCCGCCACACGGCGGGGTCGAGCGCGTTGCGGCCGTCCAGCAGGACGCGGTCCGTCACGGCCTCGCCGAGCACCGCCGGGTCCAGTTCGCGGAACTCGCGCCACTCGGTGAGGTGCAGGACGGCATGGGCCCCGCGTACGGCCTCCGCGGCCGTTTCCGCATACGCCAGCGTCGGAAAGAGCCGTCGGGCGTTGTTCATGCCCTTGGGGTCGTAGACCGTGACCTGGCCGCCCTGGAGGTGAATCTGCCCCGCGACATTCAGCGCGGGCGAATCGCGGACGTCGTCCGAATCCGGCTTGAACGTGGCGCCGAGTACCGCGACCCGCTTCCCGAGGAAGGAACCGCCGCCCAGTGCCTCGCGCGTCATTTCCACCATCTGGCCGCGGCGCCGCATATTGATGGAGTCGATCTCGCGCAGGAAGGTGAGCGCCTGGTCGGCGCCCAGCTCACCGGCGCGTGCCATGAACGCGCGAATGTCCTTGGGTAGACAGCCGCCGCCGAAGCCGATGCCCGCACGCAGGAACTTCTTCCCGATCCGGTCGTCGTACCCGATCGCCTCCGCGAGCTTCACGACGTCGCCGCCGGCGGCCTCGCAGACCTCGGCCATGGCGTTGATGAAGGAGATCTTGGTGGCGAGGAAGGAGTTCGCGGCGGTCTTCACCAGCTCGGCGGTCGGGAAGTCGGTCACCACGAAGGGTGAGCCCTCGGCCATCGGCGTGGCGTACACCTCGCGCAGCAGCTTCTCGGCGCGCTCGCTGCGGACGCCGGCCACGATGCGGTCGGGGTGCAGGGTGTCCTGGACGGCGAAGCCCTCGCGCAGGAACTCGGGGTTCCAGGCAAGCTCGACCTCCTCGCCGGCGGGGGCGAGTTCGACGAGCGTACGGGCCAGCCGTTCGGCCGACCCGACGGGCACGGTGGACTTGCCGACGACGAGGGCGGGGCCCGTCAGATGGGGGGCGAGGGAGGCGAAGGCGGCGTCGACGTACGACATGTCGCACGCGTACTCGCCGTGCTTCTGCGGGGTGTTCACGCAGACGAAGTGGATGTCGCCGAACTCCGCGACCTCGGCCCAGTCCATGGTGAACCGCAGCCGCCCGCTGGACCCCTCGATCCCGGCGACGTGCTTGCCGAGCAGCTCTTCGAGCCCCGGCTCGTACATCGGAACCTCGGCCCGTTGGAGCATCTCGATCTTCTCGGGGACGACGTCGAGCCCCAGCACCTCGAACCCGAGCTCGGCCATGGCCGCGGCGTGGGTGGCGCCGAGATAGCCGGTGCCGATCACGGTGATCTTGAGGGCCATGGGGACTCCTGGGGTATCCGTCCGGGGTGCGCTGACCGAGCATAGTCGGGGCTTGTTCGAGGGCTTCACCGGGCAGTTTTCCCCTTGTCGCCAAGCTCACGTACCACTCCCGTGGGCGGGCCCCTAAAATTTGGGTTACTTAACGGTAATTAGCGTCAGCATCACAGTGTCTTTGGAGCGTGAGAGACCTTGGCCGGATCGGCTGATTTCGACCTGTACCGTCCGTCCGAGGAGCACGACATGCTCCGCGACGCGATCCGTTCACTGTCCGAGGCGAAGATCGCGCCGTACGCCGCGGCGGTGGACGAGGAAGCCCGCTTCCCCCAGGAGGCCCTGGACGCCCTGGTCTCCTCCGACCTGCACGCCGTGCACGTACCGGAGGCGTACGGCGGCGCGGGCGCGGACGCACTGGCGACGGTGATCGTGATCGAGGAGGTGGCGCGCGTCTGTGCCAGCTCCTCCCTGATCCCGGCGGTGAACAAGCTGGGCTCGCTCCCGGTGATCCTCTCGGGCTCCGAGGCGCTGAAGAAGAAGTACATGACACCGCTGGCCAAGGGCGACGGCATGTTCTCGTACTGCCTCTCCGAGCCGGACGCGGGCTCGGACGCGGCGGGCATGAAGACGAAGGCGGTCCGGGACGGCGACTTCTACGTCCTGAACGGCGTGAAGCGCTGGATCACGAACGCGGGCGTGTCCGAGTACTACACGGTGATGGCGGTGACGGACCCCGAGAAGCGCTCGAAGGGCATCTCGGCCTTCGTCGTCGAGAAGTCGGACGAGGGCGTCTCCTTCGGCGCTCCGGAGAAGAAGCTCGGCATCAAGGGCAGCCCGACGCGCGAGGTCTACCTCGACAACGTCCGCATCCCGGCGGACCGCATGATCGGCGAGGAGGGCACGGGCTTCGCCACGGCGATGAAGACCCTGGACCACACCCGCATCACGATCGCGGCCCAGGCCCTCGGCATCGCGCAAGGGGCTTTGGACTACGCCAAGGGCTACGTCCAGGAGCGCAAGCAGTTCGGCAAGCCGATCGCCGACTTCCAGGGCATCCAGTTCATGCTGGCCGACATGGCGATGAAGATCGAGGCGGCCCGCGCCCTGACGTACCAGGCCGCGGCGAAGTCCGAGCGAGGCGACGCGGACCTGACCTTCCAGGGCGCGGCGGCGAAGTGCTTCGCCTCGGACGTGGCCATGGAGGTCACGACGGACGCGGTCCAGCTGCTGGGCGGGTACGGGTACACGCGGGACTATCCGGTGGAGCGGATGATGCGAGACGCCAAGATCACCCAAATCTACGAGGGCACGAACCAGGTCCAGCGGATCGTGATGGCGAGGAACCTTCCGTAGCCGAAAGGTCCAGCCGACGGTGAGCGAAAGGTGGAGGCGCTCTTCGAGTTGCCTCCGCCTTTCTTTTCGCCTTTCCAGCCCGATACCTCGGGGTCGCCCGCTCGGCTCAGCTCGAACCACGTGACCTTGCCCGGCTCCGGCCCGGCCGCCCGGCTGCCCCATGCCTTCGCGCACCGGCTCACCAGCA from Streptomyces sp. NBC_00878 harbors:
- a CDS encoding UDP-glucose/GDP-mannose dehydrogenase family protein translates to MALKITVIGTGYLGATHAAAMAELGFEVLGLDVVPEKIEMLQRAEVPMYEPGLEELLGKHVAGIEGSSGRLRFTMDWAEVAEFGDIHFVCVNTPQKHGEYACDMSYVDAAFASLAPHLTGPALVVGKSTVPVGSAERLARTLVELAPAGEEVELAWNPEFLREGFAVQDTLHPDRIVAGVRSERAEKLLREVYATPMAEGSPFVVTDFPTAELVKTAANSFLATKISFINAMAEVCEAAGGDVVKLAEAIGYDDRIGKKFLRAGIGFGGGCLPKDIRAFMARAGELGADQALTFLREIDSINMRRRGQMVEMTREALGGGSFLGKRVAVLGATFKPDSDDVRDSPALNVAGQIHLQGGQVTVYDPKGMNNARRLFPTLAYAETAAEAVRGAHAVLHLTEWREFRELDPAVLGEAVTDRVLLDGRNALDPAVWRAAGWTYRAMGRPAA
- a CDS encoding acyl-CoA dehydrogenase, yielding MAGSADFDLYRPSEEHDMLRDAIRSLSEAKIAPYAAAVDEEARFPQEALDALVSSDLHAVHVPEAYGGAGADALATVIVIEEVARVCASSSLIPAVNKLGSLPVILSGSEALKKKYMTPLAKGDGMFSYCLSEPDAGSDAAGMKTKAVRDGDFYVLNGVKRWITNAGVSEYYTVMAVTDPEKRSKGISAFVVEKSDEGVSFGAPEKKLGIKGSPTREVYLDNVRIPADRMIGEEGTGFATAMKTLDHTRITIAAQALGIAQGALDYAKGYVQERKQFGKPIADFQGIQFMLADMAMKIEAARALTYQAAAKSERGDADLTFQGAAAKCFASDVAMEVTTDAVQLLGGYGYTRDYPVERMMRDAKITQIYEGTNQVQRIVMARNLP